GTTTCTGGCGGGGTGTAGTCCGGGTGCCAGAATCGGAGTCGGTACCCGATATATACTCGGCCGAGCGTGTTCGTTTGGACCGGTGTGAGTTTCTCGCGGGCGACATCGAAGTAGAAGATTGTTGGACGACCGTGGTGATTCCGGAGAATGACGTATTCGCCGGTCAGTTCGGCACTGTCTTCTTCGTGGAGTGGGATCCACAGCTGCTGGTTGTCTTGGCGGAGTTCGGAGTATTGTTTGAAGCTGGCGAGGATTTCGTCCGTCGGGATTTGGTCGTCGATTCCCCACGTGCCGGTGTTCATTCGCGACTGTCGGTTGAGGTGTAGTACGCGAGGCTCGTAGGTGTGGAATTCGTCCACAACCGCTTGGATAACGCTCATTGATTGGATCAAGGGGGTCCGCTTTGGGGGAGGGATGTTCGTGGTTCGGTAGCGGGTACTAGGCGGGTACGGCCGATATGCCAATAAGTCTTTCAATAGCGGAGTGAAAGTGAAAAGTGGTGAAATTAGGCTCCCCTAGTGTTCTTGCGTGTATTCTAGTAGGCGGTTTTTCGCCACTGGAGCTGTTTTGTCACAGCTCGGAATATAGCTGAGAGGTAAGAGAAGGGTTTAATATATAAATTTTGATACGAACGTTCGTAGCAGGTGATGGGGTGAGCCGGAAAACACGGATCAAACGCGTCCTCGAACGGGCAGACAAACCGCTATCCACGAACGAGGTCGCCGCCCGAGCGAGCGTCGCATGGCACACAGCCCGAGACGACCTCGAAGAACTCCACGACGAGGGCGCGGCGTACAGGACGGAACTGAACAACCGGCTCACCATGTGGTGGGATTGCGAAATCCCCCTGTAAGATACCGGAACAACACTGGTGACGACGATGGAGCTTGATGAGCACGAACTAGTTCAAGAGATCGCTGAGGTCATCCAGAAGGCAGATGATGACCGACTGCCGGATGACACGATATGGTATGGCGATGCACAAACGCTGCCAGAGGCGATAGCGAGACGCGTCGTAAATATCCGCGAGAAAGGTGGTAACGAGTGAACGGCAACAGTACAGAATCACACGAGACACCGGATGGCTACGTCACAACTCAGATTGATGTCGTTGACGGCGTGGTAGAACTCACTCGGCACGGTCCACGAGAAAACATGTTCAAACAGATCACGACAAATGTGGACTGCCTGACGGACTCCTACCAATACTTTGGGACGGACGAGTGCATCAAGGCAAAGCTCTGGGAAGGAGACGACGGCAAGAAACGACTATATGCTCGGTTCCGAAGGACGGACAATCGGAACAAGTTCTGGGAGCACTACGCCGAACTCACAGACATCGCAGAGAACGCTGGAGAAGGTGATGCGTAATTCAAGCGGTCAAGCAGGAGACGATAGCGAAGGCACCAACACCACCGACACTGGATAGTCTGCAGCTGACGAGGGAGACCAGTCGGAAAGAAGTGAACACCTTCCTGGAGAGAAAGGACGTGGACCACAAACTCGGTGGTGTCGTCAAATGGAGGGCGTGTTTTGGTGCCCGGTATCGTGGTAGACTCGTCGGTGTATGTATCGTTGACCGGCCGACAGCTCGTATGCTCGATGATGAGAAGTATTGTGAGATCACGCGGTATGCGTCCCGACCGGATCGACCGAGCAACATGGGGACGTGGCTGATTTCCCGTGCTCGTGACTGGGCTGCGCTTGAAGGACATGAGAAACTAATCGCGTACGCTGGAGTAGCCGGGAACCGTGGAACATTATATGACGGTGCAGGTTTCGAGGAGGTCGAAGTAACGAACGCTACAGGGGTTGGATGGCAAACACGCGATGGCCGGAAATCGTGGGACGACTATACACGGCGAAAGTGGGTATACGAACTGGAAGGTGCAGAACGATGGTAGAGATCGGAGCGGGAGAAGGTGAACAATGAGATGGGATGGTTACGGAAACAGATTGACGAACAAACTGTTGAACAGTCGAATCTCGGTGCGTTCGCATGAGTCGCCAGAACAAACGTGAACTGGTTGCGGAGATCTGTGAACTGGCAGGATGTGATGATACGGAGTATCGTGGAAACGGCCACATGAAACGCGAGCAGCTGGTTCAGGTCCGGGATACGCTACGAGAGTTCGGACAGAAGACGCAGGGTGATAACTAATCGACCAAAACCTACAGCAGAAGATCGAACAGCTTCAGCAGCGCGTCGAACAGGTTGACCAGCTGCGATCGGAGCTCGAAGACGACCTGGAACAGCAAAAAGCCGAGGCAACGGATACGGTCGTCGAGGAACTGACTATCGACGGGATACGCGAGGAATATTTGGATGCGTTCGCCGAGAAACCGTATAAGATCGTTCCCAAGTCGCAGGATGAGGCGTTCGTTGTTGTGCCGCGGTTCGTGCCGTTCAACGTAGGGTGGCTGCACGAACAGAACGACGCGTGGAACGTGTTCGTCGTCAACAAGTACGTTGACTGGATCACCGAACTCCCGGACGACATCCGGGACCGGGTCGGCATCGAACAGCAATACGAGGAGGCGCAGGTCCACGACGATACCGTCGAGTTCAGCAGCGAGGACGAACGCGACCAGGCATGGGACGACCTTGGTGGCCGGGACGGTGGCCTCTACCGGCGGAAAGGCGACACCGAGATCAAGATCAAGAACGGGAAAGAGTTCGAGATTATCGCCGAACTCATCGAACAGGGCAACCTACCCTTTACGCCGCAACCGGTCGCTGACGAGGACCTCCGCGATGACCGGAGTGGAATTCAGCTGCGGCCGTACCAGGAACGGGCGTGGGAGAAATTCAGAGAGACCGGGATGGTCGGTATCTACTGGTGTCCCGGCGCCGGGAAGACATTCATCTCCCTGTACATCGGTGACCGCATCAACGGCAAGAAGCTCGTCGTGGTCCCCTCACGGACGCTAAAGGAGCAGTGGGAGGACGCGATTCACGGCCGGAAAGAGAAATATCCCGGCGCGGTCGATCCCGGTGAGTGGGAGATCCAGACCTATCAGTATCTGACCCACCGGAACAACCTCGAGGACTACCAGAACGATGCGGTGACGCTGACGATTTTCGACGAATGCCACCGCCTGCCGGCAAACACGTTCTCGAAGCTAGCAACGATCGACACGACGTACCGAATGGGGCTCAGCGCTTCACCGTACCGGGAAGACGGCCGCACCGACTACATCTTCGCGTTGACCGGGTACCCGATCGGGTTGAAGTGGCAGGAACTGATCGAACTGGGAGCGGTCCAAGAGCCGGACGTCACCGTCTACCTGTATTCCACACAACATCGGAAGCGCAAGGACGTGGCGAACATTGTCGCCGAGCGCGCCGGGAAGATCCTCATCTTCTGCGACGCGATCCAGAAAGGGAAGCGGCTCTCACAGGAGCTGGATGTGCCGTTCGTCCACGGCGACACGTCGGACCGGATGGAGACGTTCCGGGAGAACCGTGTGGTCATCGGGAGTCGTGTCGCGGACGAAGGCGTCTCGCTCGACGAACTGGATACCGTGGTCGAGTACGATTTCCACGGTGGATCACGGCGGCAGGAAGCCCAGCGCGTTGGCCGCGTGATGCATAGCGACGGCAAGGGCGAGCATATCGTGATGATGACCGACGAGGAGTACGAGAAACATGGCCAGCGGCTCTACTCGCTGGAAGAGCAGGGATTCAATATTCGATTTGAACGAAGGCGATGAAGGGTGACAGGATAAGGGGGCCGATCAGGATGGGTGACGTATTCATCGTAGACGAGGAGACACTGGCTGAGGCCGTGAAGAAGGCCGGATACGCCTACCAGCAAGAGCACGGCTACGGGAACCGGGCATCCGATTTCAATCTGTATCTGCAGGCGGAACTCCCGCGGTTCATCAAACAGGTCGGAGAAGAACTGGGAGAACAATGATCGAACTCGCTGCAGCAATTTTATTCACATTGATGTGTTTCAGGATCAGTCTGTGGCTGCTTCCCGACCGTGACACGAAATAGAGCGGCCTGTTTCCATCGCTTCTGCTGGCTCGAAATCGCATAGCGCGTTAAGAACGTTCGGTGGAACGGGTTCTGCGGGAGATCCACTGTGGACGAACGTCCCAATCTCGCAGAGGAAGCAACAACGCTTCTCACCGAACTGCAGCAGGACTTCTCCCCACTTCAGATCACGATGCTGCTGGCCGCTGCCCAACAGATCCATACCGCTCACAACGCTCACAGCGCCTCCATAGAACGAATCATTCGCGGCGACCATCTCACCGATAATTCACTGGACCAGGATCGGTGATCACACGACCACTGGCACATACGAATTCAATGTAAAAGCACGATACACCAGAGTCATATCACATCCCACACAGGAAATAGAGGGGGTTGGCCATCCGCTTCATGGAACGTTATCGAAGTCAGTCCAATGGTTCTTGAGAGGGATCCGTCGAACGGCCGACGATCGCTTCACGCATTTCCGGCGTTGTAGAGATCTGTTCTTGCAGCTTTTCCTCGCCGCGGACGTATTTGATCCAGTAGTACCAGAGACTGCTCGCATCCGGACACTCCAGGTTCAGCTCTTTCCGCCGCTCAGACAGCTCCTCGGACGTCTCCTCGATCTCCGCGTCAGTTACCCTGTTGGACGGTAACGTGACCATCAAGAAATCACGGTAGTCATCAAACAATGCATGGTGCTGTTTCGCCGATTTCCGGAACCGTTCCGCACGGTTATCCGGCTTTGCGGCTCGCCGGTAGCCGGTGATCACTGCCATCCCCAGCGGCAGCACGATTGTCGTCCACCGAGGCCACGCCGTCCATACCGCTTGAGAGACGAGCAACAGGCTTGCAGTGAACAGCACCGTGTCAAGAAACCGGTTCAGCCACCGGTAGAAGTTCGCCGCCAAGAAATGCTGATTATACGTGTTGCACGCGGAATCGGCTTTAATCACCGCGTTCTTCCGGATCCGGTCTCGGAACGCAGGGTCCTGGTCACCGGTCATCGGTTCACCTCGTCACCGATCGCGTCACCGTACGCTTCGTCCGCTGCCGCAGTGTTCCCTTGTCGTCGAAGCCGGTTTGCTCGGCGTACATGCTCACGCGCCTCTCGTGCCGTTTGAATAGCTTCGCGGCGGTCCGCCGGATCCATCTCTCCATCAATCCGCTGGCCGTACACGGGTTCTCGCGTGCCGTTCGAGATCCGCTGCGGTAACTGCTCGAAGAAGCCCTCCACCAGCTCTTCTGTCGACGCGTTCTTATCCGGGTGCGTGCGGACGTAGTGGTACGCCATGACCTCCATGTGATAGGACGAGACCGGGGACCCGGTGTTGTCGTTGAACTTCTTAGCGATCCGGGCCACTCGCTGCAGCTGTCCACCGCGCGCCCGGTCAACGGCGTCGAACTGGTTTTTGTACTGCCGAGGGTTCGTCTGCACCCACGACCGGCCCCCGCTGTACGTGTCCGGTATCACGTATCCGTCACCACTGCGGAACGCCGGCGCGACTTCGACCGTGAAATCGTGGAACTGGACGGCAACCACATTCCGATCGATACTGACCTTGGAGTTCGGATACCGTCGTTCCAACGCTCGTTTCACGGCCTGCAAGCAGTTCTTCGACCCGTTCTCACCTTGGAGCCATTGCCCATGTTGCGCCTCGTCAAGCACGACCATCACGTCCGAATCGGACTCTTCGTCCAGTGGCCCGACCATGGTTCCCCGTGTATGAGAGCCGATCTGGTGGCTGTCTTCCACGTCCAGCTCCTCGTCCATGATGTCGACGAGACGTTGCCGGCGTTCGTCGATCGTCTCTCCCTGGTGGTCCGTGATCGCGGCCTCGTCCGCGTACTCGTCGATGGAAGTCTGCTCATCGTCTGAGTCCGCAGCAGACGGTTCGGCACTGCCGCCACCTGGACCAGTACCACCGGATCGACTCCGGGGTGAAATACCGCTACCCATGCTACGACCACCCCCGAACCGGGAAGTACGCGTCAAGCGGTGCCTGTCCGATCTGGAGCGCGGAGTGGATCGAGGCGGCCCACTGTTCGTACTGGCGGACGGCTACCGCGGCTGGTTCCGATCCGACGTCCGTGACGCGGAGCCAGCGCTGACCTGCAGCGCCCGACACAGCGGGTGGAAGCTGTGGTAACAAGTTCTCGGACTGCAGGCCGATCGCGAGGATATCGTCCGGTTCGTATTCGATCGCGATTTCCTGCAGCCGCCGCAGCAGGTCGGGGAACCGGTTTCCATATGAGAAGTATTGGGCGCAGTAGTAGGCGACGCGGTCGATCCCGTAGTGATCGAACACCTCGTAACAGATATCGCGCTCGTACGGGGTCTCGCCTTTCACCAGGGGAATCGGCTCGATCCCGTGGTCACGGAACTGTGGGATGACGTCCGCCAAGGTCTCTGCGTACGTGCGTATCGTCTCCACCCGGAACGATTGCGGGTCATCACGGTACACCGGCGTATCACATGGGACGATGCCGCTCGCGCCGTATTCGGTGGCGACCGCGAGCTCCCGGTCCGGGAACCAGAGTTCGAGTTCCTCGTCGTCGAAGGTCGAGGAGAGCACGACGTCGGCGTCAAGGTCGGCAGGTGTCCAGCCCTTCTGCTGGAAGCGGTGAACGTACCGCTCGTCAATCATGACAGTCGGGATGGCATCGGTTTGCTGCGCTACAGCGACCTGTGCAGCCTTTGGTTCGAGCCGGGGGATTGGACCAGTAAGTTCCATCTACTGATCCACCTGCTCGGAAGCAACCTGGTCGAGAATCGGGGAATGATAGCGGCTTTGCATGGGTCGTATGTGATCGTGTCTGGGTATGGTTGGAAAGAATATGAATGCCTAGCTGAACAACTGGCTGTGGTGAGAATGTGTTTCAACTCGAAACGTTTACGGTACAACAATGATAGTTGTGGTCAATGGCTGATCTCGACGATATTCTCCAGGAAGTGATGGAATGGGGTCAGTACCACGCCGCGGTGTACCGGACACTGGTGGAACGCGGTGCGCTCGAACCGACCGATGTCTCCACGTGGTCTGACGTCCCGCAGGGCCGTGTCTACGATATTCTGGACGACCTGTACCGAGAGGGTGCGGTCAAAACGCAGAGCGTCAACCCTACGATCTACGTGGCCCAGCACCCGGAGAAAATCATCGATCGGAAGGAGGCCGAGTTTGTGGAGAAAGCGACGGAAGCGAAGCAACGGCTGTTCCAGACGTACGAGGTCAACTTTAACGAAGATCTCGGACGGAACCCGGCCTGGGTGGTGGCCGGCCGATCCGGCGTGGTCGATCAGGTCCGGGAGCAGCTTGAATTTGCGGATCAGCGAATTGACGCGCTTGAACCGGAACCGTGGTACGGGGACGACGACGTTGATCTCCTACAGTCGGTCTCAGAAAACGGATGTGATGTCCGCATCGTTGGCCGGGCAGGCGCAGAAGATGCTCTCGAACCGTTTGTGGATTCCCCGGTTAGCGTGCGGCATTCCACGGATGTGACTACATCGTTCTATCTGATCGACGATGACCGGGTGATTCTGAACATTGGCCGGGGAGATACAGGGGTGATGTTCCGGGATGCCACCATAGCAACTGTTTTGACGACAGAATTCGAGAATACATATAACGCGGCACACGAGGTGACCACTCCCGATGCATAGAAAACTGCTGCCGTTGGCGTTGATGTACGCCGACGATGGAGAGCCGATTGAAGGACGGACACGGCTACAGAAACTGGTGTTTCTGATGCAAAAGGAACTCGAGCAGCGTGAGCAGTCGGGGATGGTCGGATCAGCGTACGAATTCATTCCATATGACTATGGTCCGTTTTCAAAGGATCTCTACGATGATCTGGATGCGATGATCAACCAGCAGTTTGTGGATGATACCGAGGAGCCGTTGCGTTCGGGGAAAGTGAAGTACGTCTACGAGATCGAAGACGACGGACAAACGTTAGTTGAGACAGAATCGGAGAACCGGGAGAGCGTCGCTGAGGTTGTACAGGTAGCGCAGGAAATCAAGGAGGAGTACAATGATATGCTGCTCTCAGATCTCATTGAGTTCGTGTATTCAGAGTACCCGGATTACGCCGAACGAAGCGTATACTAACCCCTTCTCTTAGGATAAGGGTTCGATGACTGGTAGGATATCTAAACGCACCCAGCCAAGGTTGAGTTTCCATTCCACCGATTGTCTCGAAACCGGTTGTACGGTTAAAAGTATCTCGTGATACCCGTTCTTCAGTGCCTTTCCTCATCTGCAGCGAATACCTTAAATAAAAATTCACTCAGCGGGTGATCACGCCATCGACTCCGACGATAGGAACGAATTCACTGAAACATACCAGTTACATCTTGCTTCTGACGAGGCCCTAGAGGTCGAATACGTATCTCGAGACGATTGGGAAGGATTACTTGATTCGTGTCCCGAGTGCCATGGCACCGAGTTCGACCATATGCGGTACGAGGGCGGGCACTACGGGCACCACGAGGGCACAGTGATTCAGCGCACCGACTACTGGGATCAGAAGGGCATCTTATACACAGCCTGCAAATCGTGTGATGAAGTCCTCTACAAGCACCCGGCGTATGATCTGCTGGAGCAGTGGCTTAATCGGTCGGAGAAGGAGTAGAGGATTTAACCGGTAGTACGCGGGACCTTTCATAGAAGGATGATTTCTGACAACCTCAAGTCAGTTCCAACCGGGACTCCCGGCGTTTACTGCATGTTTGATCTCGACGGCAAGGCCGCCTACGCAGGGCAGACCAGTAAACTCCGGAGCCGCCTCAGGCAACACTTTATCCGACAGGACTCCAGCGTGGTCAGCTATGGCCGACTGGATATCTGGGATATCGCCTACGTGGACTGGTGGGAAACGCCTGAGACGGACCGGGCTGAACAGAAACTACTCTCCGCGTACCAACCGTATCTCAACTTTGATGCCGAAATCACGCCACCAAGCGGTTCCGTCGACCTTGAGATAGAGCAGCCAGACGGAACGGTCGAGCTGGTGTCCGAGGAAGAGCGAGCGTTTCGGTCGGAACCATACAACCGGTCAAAGCAGAAACTTGAGCATCTGCTGCGCATGGTCGATACGATCAAACTGGCTGGCCACAGCGATGCGACCAAGAAAACGCTCTATGCTCATCAGCGCATTTTCCACGAGAACGTCTCCGAGTTCCTCGGCGTCGAACCTGAGGAAGCTCACACCGATCTTTCCGACTGGGTCGAATAGCCGGTCACGGAATCTCCGTGTCACCGCTATTTTCCTGTCACCGCCACAGACAGACAGAGACTCATCCTCGGCATCTCCGCTGAAACGCATTGCAGGAGAGTGTTACGCGGTCAGCACTGCCAGCCGTTTTTCGATGTCTTCCTTGACGTAGTCTTCGATATCGTCCATATACGGTTCAAACTCGTCAGGTTCCGTTCTGAACTTCAGCGATTCCAGTATGGCCGTGATGAGCTGCGCTTTCCGGTCGACCAGCTGTTCGTAGGTCCACCACTCGTTGAAGTACTGGACTGTGGGGTGGACCTCCGAGAACTGGGTTTCATCCTCTGGCAGATCCTGGGCGACCAGTTCCTCGAGTTTATCGTTCGAGATATTATCTGTGGTCGAGAAGTACTGGTTAACGAGATTGTCCATGTCCTTGCTGTGTCGGAGGTGGTACTCGCGGAGTTTCACCGAGAACAATCGGTTCTTGATCGGCGTGTTCACCTCCTCGTCCAGAAGCATCATGTTCCCGAGGTCGCGGACAAACCGTTCCTCGATCCCGTCGATGATCTGCTCGATCTCGTCGTACCCGGGATCGTCCGCGGAGAGGAGGTGGGCGTCCCGGTTCCGCAGATAGTCGATCTGCGTTTCGATCATGTTGCGGTCGCCATTATCGAAGAAGCATTCCAGCCAGGCGTACGGGTTCTCCTTGCCGGGGAGGAAGTAGGATAGGGGGAGAATGTGCTCGATGTGGACCTCGCTCGGATCCTCGCTCAGTTCGGATTTCGTGATCCCGGTCTGGTTCCGTCGCCGGAAGTCTTCGTCTGCCAGTTTCAGGAACAGCTGCTTCGTCTGGTTGTTCCGCCAGTTTTCGCTGGTGATGAGGACGTCGATGAACGACTCGTCGAAGAGCTGGCGCGCTGAGCTATCGATGTTCTCGATCAGCGTTTCACTGATCGTATCGACGTCGAACTGGTTCCCTGACTGTTCGAGTTCGCGGAACGCTTGACAGGTTTTCGGGTACGTGTCGTCCACGACGGTCGCCACGAGATCGGAAATCGCGACCCGGAACGTGATATTCTCCACCGTTTTCAGGATGTCGCGGAGAAACGCGTCCTTCCCGGGGGCTTCCGTCACGGCCTGGTAGACGTACATGACGAATGGCCGCCACTGCTTGGTCCCGAGTTTGTTGAGACGCTGGAGGATGGCTTCGCACTCTTCCCGGTACTCCTTTTTCAGCTCGGTGTCGTCGTCGGTCAGGTCGGCGGTCACGATCTCCCGGTACCTGCCCGCATAGTTTTCCAGTTCCTCGAGGAAGTCGCGGGCCTGTCCGGGGCTGGCCAGCCGGGATTTGATATCGCGGCGGCCGATCTGTTTCAGCCGGAACGCTTCCAGCATGTTGCTGCGGGCATCGGTCACAGTCTCGAACGACTTCTCGGTTGCCGCCAGGTAGTGGGCGAGGAAGTCCTCGACCGCGTCCGCGTCACCGCCGAACATCTGTACCACGTTCTCCCAGCGGGCGATCTGTTTGTCGCTGTCGGACTCGCCCTGGAACCGGCCGACGATACGAGCCCGGACCTTGTCCATATTGGAGAGTTCGACCCCACGGTCGTTCAGCGACTGGAAGACTTCGATGCGGAGCTCCTGGTTGTCGGTCTGGAAGATGCACTCGGAGACGCGGAGTGACCGGAGGGTGAAATGTGCAAGGTTGAGCAGGGCCTTGACCTCTTTTTCGGGCGTGTCGAACTCTTCCCGGTCGGCGAATGCGGCGACCTTTGCATCGTAGTATTCGTCGGTCTGCACCAATCGGCGGTGGGAGTCGCCGAAATACCGGAACGACTCCAGCAGGTCGGTATCGGCCAGTTCCTCGTCGTCTTCGTAGACTTCTTCGGGGATCCCGATCTCATCGAAGAGGTCTCGGAGGCGGATGGCGTTCTGTTTGCGGCCGTCGTACTGGTCCATCGCCTTGAGCGTCTGAACCTTCTTCTCGGGGTCCTGGAACAGCAGCTCGTAGATCTTGTCGTCGTGGTCGTTGAGTTCCAGGAATGGGGTTTCGGTTGGGCCTTTCCGCCGGTACAGCAGCTCGTCGAGATATTCCTCACAGATGTGTTCGGCGTACTCTTGGAGCTGGCCGTCGACCTGGTCCCGCTTCTCCTCGAGATGGTCTTTGATGTTCTTCAGGAGGATGGAGACCGTGGAGAGGCGTTGCTGGCCGTCGATGATCTCATAGACTTCACCCTGCGAGGACCGGGCAATATACACGGTGCCGAAGTAGGTGTCCACCGGGAGTTCGCCGGATTTTGGTTTCAGTGTGAGAATAGACAGGAGCGTGTCCCACAGTTCCTCATGTTGTTCCTCCTCCCACGAGAAGTTCCGCTGGTATTCCGGAACCTCGAACCGTTCTCCATCTGTCACGCGGAGGAGCGACCGGTTTTTCAGCTCGATATCCTGCTCGAGCGAGCGGATGAACTGGGTGCTATCCACGAAATCCAGGTCCTGATAGATCTCCCGATAATCAGTGGGATCATAGTCGATGATCCCTGTCCCGTCTGGATCGCCGGGATACAAGAAGACCCGGGTCCCACAAAGTGGTGTTTCGTCCGAACTTTCCATACCCTTACACCGGTATCAGTTATACGTTAATATTGTGGTAGCAGACAGCTTCCGCTTCCTTGATACACCGGGTGCCGAGCTAATCCAGTGAGGTGAGCGGCTGATGTTCTTGCGCTGCAATCCGATCACAGACCGTGATGATATCCACGGTATGTCGATCCTTATGGTGGTAGACGATCCGGTCATCCTGGAGATCTATCTCCACATCACCGCCGTGGTAGCCGTGCCGTTCGTACTCCCGCAGGACATCAATATCACCGTAGTCCCAGCAGAGTATTGTATCAGCCGACCCGAGCGGATAGTCGTTTTCGAAGTGAGTCGTGAGTTCGACGTACACGTGGCTGGTCCGGGGGTCTCCATCCTCCAGCAGGATAGCGGGTACTTCGTGGTCTGCTTTGTACTCCTCTACGGTAATCTCTGTGTCTGCATGGGTATTGGAGCGTTCGAGGGCTAACAGGACCTCGGTGCGGTTGGTCGGCGTGAACGGTTCAGCAGGGTTGATTGCATCGAGCCGGTCCTCGAGTGATGTTGTCTGCGACTGTGCGCGTCGCCGCAGCTGTGCCCGCTTCCGTGTCTCCAAGTAGTCCTCCTTGAACCACGGATCTTCGGCAATCTTCGTCATGTAGTGTTTGAGCTCCCGTTTCAGTTCCTTGTACAGTGAACTGGCCTTGTTCCGGACCTTGCCCCGGTTCGCCGAGAGTTCCAGGTCCTGGCAGTTGGCGATGAAGAAGAAGTGAATGAACTCGTTGTCGTGGGTGAGAACCTCGTTGACCTGCTCGACCTTGATGTGGTCTTTCGCGAGCCAGACACCGAACTGAACGGAGTGCCGACCGTAGGTGGGGAGTTCGTTCCGCGCTTCTTTGCCTCCGATCATGCCGACGATTTCCACGGTTGACGTTCCACTATCGTGCTCGAATTCAATTTCCCGCGGCGG
This portion of the Haloterrigena gelatinilytica genome encodes:
- a CDS encoding DUF7342 family protein; the protein is MSRKTRIKRVLERADKPLSTNEVAARASVAWHTARDDLEELHDEGAAYRTELNNRLTMWWDCEIPL
- a CDS encoding GIY-YIG nuclease family protein → MISDNLKSVPTGTPGVYCMFDLDGKAAYAGQTSKLRSRLRQHFIRQDSSVVSYGRLDIWDIAYVDWWETPETDRAEQKLLSAYQPYLNFDAEITPPSGSVDLEIEQPDGTVELVSEEERAFRSEPYNRSKQKLEHLLRMVDTIKLAGHSDATKKTLYAHQRIFHENVSEFLGVEPEEAHTDLSDWVE
- a CDS encoding TrmB family transcriptional regulator: MADLDDILQEVMEWGQYHAAVYRTLVERGALEPTDVSTWSDVPQGRVYDILDDLYREGAVKTQSVNPTIYVAQHPEKIIDRKEAEFVEKATEAKQRLFQTYEVNFNEDLGRNPAWVVAGRSGVVDQVREQLEFADQRIDALEPEPWYGDDDVDLLQSVSENGCDVRIVGRAGAEDALEPFVDSPVSVRHSTDVTTSFYLIDDDRVILNIGRGDTGVMFRDATIATVLTTEFENTYNAAHEVTTPDA
- a CDS encoding DUF262 domain-containing protein, coding for MESSDETPLCGTRVFLYPGDPDGTGIIDYDPTDYREIYQDLDFVDSTQFIRSLEQDIELKNRSLLRVTDGERFEVPEYQRNFSWEEEQHEELWDTLLSILTLKPKSGELPVDTYFGTVYIARSSQGEVYEIIDGQQRLSTVSILLKNIKDHLEEKRDQVDGQLQEYAEHICEEYLDELLYRRKGPTETPFLELNDHDDKIYELLFQDPEKKVQTLKAMDQYDGRKQNAIRLRDLFDEIGIPEEVYEDDEELADTDLLESFRYFGDSHRRLVQTDEYYDAKVAAFADREEFDTPEKEVKALLNLAHFTLRSLRVSECIFQTDNQELRIEVFQSLNDRGVELSNMDKVRARIVGRFQGESDSDKQIARWENVVQMFGGDADAVEDFLAHYLAATEKSFETVTDARSNMLEAFRLKQIGRRDIKSRLASPGQARDFLEELENYAGRYREIVTADLTDDDTELKKEYREECEAILQRLNKLGTKQWRPFVMYVYQAVTEAPGKDAFLRDILKTVENITFRVAISDLVATVVDDTYPKTCQAFRELEQSGNQFDVDTISETLIENIDSSARQLFDESFIDVLITSENWRNNQTKQLFLKLADEDFRRRNQTGITKSELSEDPSEVHIEHILPLSYFLPGKENPYAWLECFFDNGDRNMIETQIDYLRNRDAHLLSADDPGYDEIEQIIDGIEERFVRDLGNMMLLDEEVNTPIKNRLFSVKLREYHLRHSKDMDNLVNQYFSTTDNISNDKLEELVAQDLPEDETQFSEVHPTVQYFNEWWTYEQLVDRKAQLITAILESLKFRTEPDEFEPYMDDIEDYVKEDIEKRLAVLTA
- a CDS encoding CBASS oligonucleotide cyclase, which translates into the protein MGSGISPRSRSGGTGPGGGSAEPSAADSDDEQTSIDEYADEAAITDHQGETIDERRQRLVDIMDEELDVEDSHQIGSHTRGTMVGPLDEESDSDVMVVLDEAQHGQWLQGENGSKNCLQAVKRALERRYPNSKVSIDRNVVAVQFHDFTVEVAPAFRSGDGYVIPDTYSGGRSWVQTNPRQYKNQFDAVDRARGGQLQRVARIAKKFNDNTGSPVSSYHMEVMAYHYVRTHPDKNASTEELVEGFFEQLPQRISNGTREPVYGQRIDGEMDPADRREAIQTAREAREHVRRANRLRRQGNTAAADEAYGDAIGDEVNR
- a CDS encoding DEAD/DEAH box helicase: MDAFAEKPYKIVPKSQDEAFVVVPRFVPFNVGWLHEQNDAWNVFVVNKYVDWITELPDDIRDRVGIEQQYEEAQVHDDTVEFSSEDERDQAWDDLGGRDGGLYRRKGDTEIKIKNGKEFEIIAELIEQGNLPFTPQPVADEDLRDDRSGIQLRPYQERAWEKFRETGMVGIYWCPGAGKTFISLYIGDRINGKKLVVVPSRTLKEQWEDAIHGRKEKYPGAVDPGEWEIQTYQYLTHRNNLEDYQNDAVTLTIFDECHRLPANTFSKLATIDTTYRMGLSASPYREDGRTDYIFALTGYPIGLKWQELIELGAVQEPDVTVYLYSTQHRKRKDVANIVAERAGKILIFCDAIQKGKRLSQELDVPFVHGDTSDRMETFRENRVVIGSRVADEGVSLDELDTVVEYDFHGGSRRQEAQRVGRVMHSDGKGEHIVMMTDEEYEKHGQRLYSLEEQGFNIRFERRR
- a CDS encoding type II toxin-antitoxin system antitoxin SocA domain-containing protein; the encoded protein is MHRKLLPLALMYADDGEPIEGRTRLQKLVFLMQKELEQREQSGMVGSAYEFIPYDYGPFSKDLYDDLDAMINQQFVDDTEEPLRSGKVKYVYEIEDDGQTLVETESENRESVAEVVQVAQEIKEEYNDMLLSDLIEFVYSEYPDYAERSVY
- a CDS encoding XF1762 family protein, yielding MNTFLERKDVDHKLGGVVKWRACFGARYRGRLVGVCIVDRPTARMLDDEKYCEITRYASRPDRPSNMGTWLISRARDWAALEGHEKLIAYAGVAGNRGTLYDGAGFEEVEVTNATGVGWQTRDGRKSWDDYTRRKWVYELEGAERW